From the Anopheles merus strain MAF chromosome 2L, AmerM5.1, whole genome shotgun sequence genome, the window ACAATTTGGTTGCGCTCTTCGGTGGCACACTTGCATAAACCTCTCCGGGGGAGGGCTGTCCGCAGCGAAGACGAATGCGAAGGATTGTACTATCGCCTGATAATGCTAAAAAAGCTTTCTCATTGCGTACTCTTCCCGCTATCGTTCCCTTGCTTGTTGTCTGACTGATAAGTAGAGAGTTAATTGAAGCTTGAATCCGCGCACAGACGGTTGTAGTGTGCGTCccatttcgcaaaaaaaacacaatttacaTACATTTGGTCAATTATATTTGAATTCCATTCCTTTCCAGTGTTTTGTAACGTTATCGAAGGGAACGAAGAAGATTTGTGACCCTCAACCGCCAAGATGTCCCTCTCGAGACCGATTTACAACCTGCTCGGTTCCTATCTGGAGCAGCTCTTCGAGCATCCGCTTCGCACGAAAGCTATAACAAGGTATGCGAGGAGGGTCTGCAGCCCCGCCAAGCAGAAACTGGTTTTGCTGCAACTTACCGCTTCGCTCCCTTTTTACACAGCTGCGTAATTGCATCCTCCGCCAACCTGGTCTCGCAGAAGCTGGGCGGTGCGAAGCAGGTCAACACCGACTCGGTCATGGCGTACGGGCTGTTCGGGCTGATCTTTACCGGTCCGCTGTCGCACTTCTTCTACAGCTGGCTGGATCGCATCACGCACGATACCCGGTTCAAgaagctgctgatgctgctgggcGAGCGGGCCCTCTTTGCGCCGGTCATTACCGCCCTGTCGCTGTACTTTATCTCCCGGTTCGAGTACAAAACACACGACGAGGCGCTCGGCAATCTGTTCACCCAGTATCGTAGCATTCTGCGGGGCAACTGGAAGTACCTTACCCTGCCCGTGTTCATCAACTTCAACTACATTCCACCGATGGTAATTTCAAACGCGTTCTATAAAAAGATTCCATCTGAAACATTAATTTCATCTCCGATTCTTTATACGTAGCTACGCGTGCTGTTTGCCAACATCATCGGATTCTGCTGGATGGTGTTCCTGTCCACGAAGAGAAGGAAGGCGGAACAGTTTCGCCAGCAGCGGGCACAGGAACAGAGCAAATCCACCTGAAGAAATACTCTGGCAAAACGGTTGCGAAGAGACACGTGACATCACGCAAGCATTTGAATTAACGAGAGCACGTTGCATTTAATCCGGGGACACGTTTACTTCTTTCGggagaaaattgaacaaacacacagacacacaaaaaatcagTAACAGTGCGTTATTGATAGGATGTAAGGGGTTAAGGGGAAAAAACGGCTGAAAAAAGTGGCTACACTGCGGAAATGTTTAATGgatattgtattttttgtttgttttataaagCCAAATTAAAATAACCCTGGCGAGAGGAGTGTGAAAGTATGATGTTAAaaccgttttgttgtttgtttaaattaggtagaaagaaacacaattacagggttttccaggagttctcatagctgtgggacactttattgtcTCCTTCCTGtgggaaatgaacttaatctagtaggaattggactctatagcacccttgttgaaCAAATCTAATCGGAATTTTCATGCTGCATGtcccaaaaagggtgccatagagtccaatttctaacgtatgaagttcacttccaatagGAAATACTCAAGAAAgagtcccacaactatgagaacccctggaaacccctgtatcGTCATCTGTACATGACACAACGCAGCCGAAACACTGATTTAGTATGATTAGTAATGCATTCCGCTTTTATTCGTTTGTGAGTTTAAGATGGCCGACCTCCTGTGTGGGAAATTTATTGCAAGGAATCATTttgagtgtgttttgtttgctttctagGGATTGCTAAGATAATAGTTATGCTCACACGCATGAGTATTcttcaaattcaaataaataaaaataaatagcaTAAATAATTGCTAAAACGACTAGAGTTAGTACTATTATTGCAACCGAATACATAAgctttgtgtgtgcattttatgGCTTTGTAAACCTAGGACAAGGACTAGAAAATTAATACACTGTAGAAGTAATCAGTGCCTCTATAATATCAACTTAGTCATGCACGGCGCATACTGCAAAATAAATCCTAAACATTCTTTCATTAAATATCCTCTCTTCATCTTCTCGTcttgggtgtatgtgtgcttatTACATTTACACCCAAGGGGGTGTGCTCTATTGcgaataaataatttcattgaaaTGACACACGGATCCATCCATCTGATATGAATATCAAAGGACATTTGATGGTCGGCAATATCCTTCTTTTCCTTTGCTTCTGGAATGTACACAAGATTGATTGATTCCGCATGTGCTTCGTCCTCCTATTCTCATCCAAATTCAAATGGAAGTTTAAATATCGGGCTGCAATAGGGCACAATAGGATACTGCTAGGTTTGACACCTAGTTCTCTTTTCTATTGCTGTTCTGTTTAAACGCTCATCGCACACGCTGGACGAATTGTAAATAGGATAATCTGCTACGATTTCTGTTTGGATTGTGTGTATGGGATGAGTGTCTCTCTTTAGTGTACGGGAAGCTGTGCCCATGTACCGCGCATTGTAGTGGTTAATGGCTCTTGCTACGGCTGCGACTTCTCGAGTGACTGCCACGGCTGTGGTAGCTGCTGGCGCTCGACGGTGACGATGGTGTCGGTCTGCGGTACGGTATAGGACGCTTGCGTGCACTTTTGATCCGAGCGGTGAGTGAGGGGGTAGCATTGTTTGTTAGAGAAATACAGTCAACAGATAAAGAGGTTAGTTAGATTAGGGGTTGCAAGTGGAAAGTTATGAACACccgaaaatataatttaataatgcTCAAATACTCACGAAAGATCGgcaacaaaattaaaacacaagCTCATAATAATACACTACTGCgaaaatgttctaagaaaaCGCAACCtaatgaaatgaaagaaatgaaatacatataaacgaaaaaagaaagcaaaaaacgaAATCCAAGGCTGGAGGGAACATGAGAAatatatttaaacatttttgtccAACATCTTGTCTTGCAGGTCCAacttttttctgtaaaatatgcTAATGAttttcctccccctccccataCTGGGGAAGTGTATCTTAAATGGTAAATtatgatttcaattttcagaaaaaaaaccaccgcAAAGGGGTCAGACAGTTTGAGTTGAGCATAATAACTAACGATCAGCGCGACGATCTTGGCGCCGGGAGTAAGATCGAGATCGGGAGGAGGATCGATCACGGCGTGCCGGCGCCTTTTTGCTGCCGCCAGAACGCTTGTCGCCCCGTGAACGCGACCGCTCTCGGTCGCTGTCACGGCGCTGCCGGCGCTTGGCGCTTCTCGAACGGCTGCGGGAGCGCGATGAGTGGCGGCGGTGGGACGAGGCGGACGCGTCAGACGACGAACGGGGGGATTTGGACGAATGGCGTCCCCGACGTCTGACATCGGGCCGCGAACGGAAACTACGGGGTGGCGAGCGGGAAGATCTTTTCGGTATTATGGGGAAGGTAGAttcatacaaatacaaaaaaaacatagaaaaacgaagaaacataagtaaaaataaataaataatagtgCTTAAACACGCTTGTTTACCGGTGCGCATTGATGGTGTAAAGAAAACATCGCTCTCTTTCCCTCACACACTCTCTTACCTGGTGATGCGGCGCCGATCGAGAAACGAGGGCGACCCGGCACGCCGCGGTATCGAGGGCGACCGGGACGCGGTGCGGGAACGCGGGGAAGATTGGGACGAGTGGCTGCTGGAACGGCTGCGCGAGCGGCTGCTGCCCCGATCGGACGAGCTGTGGCTATGCGACGAGGACGAGCGGCTGCGCGACCGTGAACTGCCCGAATCACTGCTAGAGCTGCTGTAGCTGCGCGACCTGCGAGATACAAACGATAAGAAGATGTGTGAGCAAAGTATGCCACTGGTTGCCATAGGCAACACCAAGCAAAAACATACTTATGCGAACGGGAACGAGATCGAGAGCGGGAACGGCTGCTCTTGGTACTGGGGCGCGTTTTATTACTACCCGAGCCAGCAACGGCCGCAGGCTTCGCTTCCTTCGATGTGCCCGATATTTTCTCCTTCAGTATGCCGTCGACCGCATGCAGAATCGTCGTTTTCGCCAGGCTGGCAGCCGCCTCCGAACCATCGGCAACGGCCCACGCACCGACGGTGGTAAGTATCTCGTGGATATCCTTCTTCAGTGcagtgctggtgctgctagtGTCCTCCTGTGATGCTGCCGGGTCAGTTGATTTGGTAGTATTTGTTTTCGCGCCGCCAGGAAGCTTCTCGTCGGGCGAACATTTCACCGCCGGTGCTGCCTTGCTAGCTGATTCCGTTGTGTGGCTGCTGCTCGATTGCTGCAGTTCCCGTTCGCGTGCCTCTGCGGAGGCCGGTTCGCCCGGTTTCGTGGAGGGTAGAACGCCAACCTTCATCGCTATGgcactgctgatgctgctgctgctgctgtttcccACCTCGGACACGGACTTTTTCTTCTCCAAGCTTTGCTTGGCCTTTGCCGCTAGATCGTGCTTGAGGGCTTTCAGCAGCGAAAGATCCTTCTCCTGCTCCCGGGTTTCGTCGTAAATGGGAAGGAATGCGTCCAGATCATCTCGATCGCGTTGCGTGCTGCTACGCTCCTGCTGCCGTTCTTCGCCGTCTGATTGTGAGTGTTCCGATTCGGGCGAATGGAGCTTCACTACCGGCTGCTGTACAGGGGCGGCGTTTGTCGAGGACGATGACGTAGCTGCTGCCCCACCGGACGATGAAGACGCCTTCTTCGATCGAGATTTTCTCGACTCACTCTTCTCCGGTGTGCGTGTTTCGCTGCGCTTAGCCGTTTCGGTTGGCTCTCGCTCCGAGGTCGGTTTTGTCGTCGACCTTGCTGCAGGAGATGCTTGCTCCTGGCGGCGTCTTTTCACCTCCGGCGGTGACCGCGACCGAGACTTTACCCTCCGAGAGGAGGAGGGCGATGTGGTGGAGCGTTTTTCCGACTTTTCCGATGGCGCCGCGACCGACTTCTCCCGTTTCTTCGCGACGGGAGATCCATCGTGACGCGAGGAGTCCCTTTTCTTGGGCGAAGGCGATCGCCGCGATTTGCCACGCGAAGCAGAGCGATCGCGTCgggcgggcggcggcggcgaagGACTGACAGAAGCACGACGAGCCTTCGGTGCGCTGTCTTTCTTTGCTGTCTTGCTGTCCGCTTTCTCTCCCCTTGGGCTGCTCGATCTACGAGGCTCGCGTGGCGAACCAGACCTGGACGATACAGGTTTGGTGGTTTTGGTTGATTTCCTATCATCCTCTTTACCATTCGTCTCCGTGCGCGGTTTGCTGCTGCGCTGCAATATATCGCTGTACCGTTCCGGGTTACGTCTGGCCGGCGAATAGTCCAGCTCCGATTCGGCCTCTGAGTCGGAGGAGGATGCCTGTTCCTTCTCCTCTGCCACCTTGGCAGGCGCCGGCTGACGGGATGATGCTGGCCGTTCCACCTTATCAGACCCACTCGGGATCGATTTATCGCGCGATGCCGCTTTCGGCGGCGGAGTTGGCGATCGTTTGCGTGCTTTCGATTCCACCACCGTGCTCGATTTGGACTTCTGGCGATCAGTCGAACGGCGCGGAGATTTGTCACGCTTCTTCGCAGTGGATTCCTCTTCCCGCGGCTGGCGCCGTGCTGTCTCCGGCGATCGTTTGTCCTTCTTTTGCGGGCTCGGCGAGCGACGATGCTTTGCCGGATCGCGGTTGCTGTCCCGCTCACGATCCCGCTTGCCTTCACGGCCTCTATCCCGATCGTCATTTCGTCGCACGCGGTCCCTGTCGCGTTGACGATCGACCTGGTGGTCGTGCTCATCGCAGTCACGGTCCTTGTTGCGCTCGCGACGATCCTTCTCCCGATCGCCGTCCCTGTTGCGGGCGCGCTCGTGCTCCGCCTGCTGTTTCGGGGGCGTGCGTTCGCGACGCGAACTGTGCTTTGACCTTTCCTGACTGTGGCCCCGCGCCCCACGATCGGCACGACGCCGTTGGCTTCCTGAGCGCGACCGCGAACGAGAGCGTGATCGATCGTTACGTTCCTGGTTCGTTGGCGATCGCTCCCGGCGCCGGTTCCTTGACCGACTGCGACGTGGACGCTCCTCCGCAGTGCGATTACTGTCTCGATCGCGGTCTCGATCGCGATGCCGGTTAAAAtagtcaccaccaccacgattATTATTACCGAAGCGCGGTTCCTCGTACCGATCAGGACGATATCCGCCGCCACGGCGAGCATTGATACCTCGTTCACGGCTAGACTCCCGCGTTCGCTGGACATCGGACCGATTTCGACTGCTCGAACGATCCCTTCGCCCACCGGCGCTGCGATCATGCGAGCGTCTGTTTCTATCCGTGTCGTGTTTCGCACCGGCCGAGGCTTCGTTGCGTTTGTCTTGTTTCGGTTCCTCCACGGCAACCTTTTTGCCGGAGGCTACCGGCGATCTGTAATGAACATTTGGGATAAAGTTAGCAAAAGTTTACCATTGAAACAGTAACTCCATCGACACTCACTTGTTACGCGATGGCGATCGGGATTttgccttcttctttttctgtgACTTCTTTTTCTGCGAAGAGAATGAAACAATGTACAGGCGCAAATTAATCGGACAGAACGCTACGATATTACAGAAAACAGCATTCAAAGATCAGAAACATCTAACAACGAAAAAGAAGTCAAAGGGTAATCAATTTTACTATGAACTAATGTTTGAGCTTCGAATGAATAACATTATCTaggtaagtgtgtgtgagagagagagacactgAGAGTGGCtgcaatgaataaaaaaaataaataaaaacatatgtCACGTACTCTAATTTAAGAAGTAAACTTAaaggaaaatttaaaacatcttGTTAAATCATACTGAAATTGCTCACAAACtgggacaacaaaaaacaatacttCAGTAtggacaaatgaaaaaaaaacataaaatatactAAATATCCTCACCACCACCTCACACACAGGGGCTAAAATCAAATCGAACCAAgttaacaaaatgaaaaacaaaaacctaaaaCTCCAAACAGaccaaaaaatatacaaagcTATATATTTATAGATATATTGGGTGttgatttatgttgttttcgATTTAGAATAAGTAAACTATTACAAATATACCTTCAGATCTTAATTTTTCGATCAAGAGTTCCGCTTTTAATTATGCGATAAAAAGAAAGTGTTACAACAGTTGAATAATATAGTCACGACAAACAGAGAAACGGGCAGTAAGAATGGGAGGGGGCATGGGGGGTTTTGAAATCATTGTTGTTTCAGTAGTATATTGtaagaagtagtagtagtagtttgcTTCATCGGTTTAGCGAAAAGCATCGTAACTGAAGCGCATTTTAGATTACAAACTAGCATCCAAACTCAAACAACCGTATCGTGTGTTGGAAGGAAAAGGGTGTAACGTATAATTCTGAAGCAGATGATGACATAGTTTGGTAACAcgcagagagcgagagaaagagagtatGAAGAGAGTGGATGTGTTAGGATGGAGGGGCATAATACTGTGATGAAAAGATACTGATTATGATTATACCGTGCAATTAAAAgctaattcctttttttttctctggtTCATTTCCTTGTTTCAAACGCTCGTCGTACAGTAAAGTACCAGAGCAGAGAGATTATTCACATTCAGGACGCGGAGAGAAAGGGTGTGTTATATTGTGGTGTGGAAAAGCGCATAATGGGTTAGAGTTAGTAGATTTATATATAATTATGGTGTCAAATTTACATAGAACCACGTACGAAATGGTTTGAATGCGTAACAGCGTAGAATGAGCATACCTTTTCCTTCTTCGAAGACTTCTTCTttcgcttgctgctgctgttgttctCACGGTCCGAATCCGAGGATGCATCACTTTTCGAATCGGAATCCGATTCCGAATCGGACGAATCGCTCTCATCGTCACGGTGCGATTTTTTCGagtgttttttcttcgttctATGATGGAccgatttcatttcatttcaaccaGTTTCGAAGATCCGATAGTGCAGCATAGTAATCGTATTCCCACCAGAGAGCGAgcgttcgtgcgtgtgtgtttacgTCCAGAGTTcgatcaaaaccaaaaaatataaggaaaaatgtgcaaaaaccATATATTAGAATTTCAAAGCTTGAAAGATTTGCTGGAAAGAATTCATACTCCAATTCCCTGTATTTGACGGGTAAaatgagatagagagatataTATGTATAATAGCATGAACAGAATCATTCAGCGCAAACACCACTTGTAAATCTCGCGCTGCCTGAGAATGCTTCCGATttgtgttatttgttattttataatcgttacgaaaaagataaaattcTGA encodes:
- the LOC121591811 gene encoding serine/arginine repetitive matrix protein 1 isoform X5, whose product is MMERTKKKHSKKSHRDDESDSSDSESDSDSKSDASSDSDRENNSSSKRKKKSSKKEKKKKSQKKKKAKSRSPSRNKSPVASGKKVAVEEPKQDKRNEASAGAKHDTDRNRRSHDRSAGGRRDRSSSRNRSDVQRTRESSRERGINARRGGGYRPDRYEEPRFGNNNRGGGDYFNRHRDRDRDRDSNRTAEERPRRSRSRNRRRERSPTNQERNDRSRSRSRSRSGSQRRRADRGARGHSQERSKHSSRRERTPPKQQAEHERARNRDGDREKDRRERNKDRDCDEHDHQVDRQRDRDRVRRNDDRDRGREGKRDRERDSNRDPAKHRRSPSPQKKDKRSPETARRQPREEESTAKKRDKSPRRSTDRQKSKSSTVVESKARKRSPTPPPKAASRDKSIPSGSDKVERPASSRQPAPAKVAEEKEQASSSDSEAESELDYSPARRNPERYSDILQRSSKPRTETNGKEDDRKSTKTTKPVSSRSGSPREPRRSSSPRGEKADSKTAKKDSAPKARRASVSPSPPPPARRDRSASRGKSRRSPSPKKRDSSRHDGSPVAKKREKSVAAPSEKSEKRSTTSPSSSRRVKSRSRSPPEVKRRRQEQASPAARSTTKPTSEREPTETAKRSETRTPEKSESRKSRSKKASSSSGGAAATSSSSTNAAPVQQPVVKLHSPESEHSQSDGEERQQERSSTQRDRDDLDAFLPIYDETREQEKDLSLLKALKHDLAAKAKQSLEKKKSVSEVGNSSSSSISSAIAMKVGVLPSTKPGEPASAEARERELQQSSSSHTTESASKAAPAVKCSPDEKLPGGAKTNTTKSTDPAASQEDTSSTSTALKKDIHEILTTVGAWAVADGSEAAASLAKTTILHAVDGILKEKISGTSKEAKPAAVAGSGSNKTRPSTKSSRSRSRSRSRSHKSRSYSSSSSDSGSSRSRSRSSSSHSHSSSDRGSSRSRSRSSSHSSQSSPRSRTASRSPSIPRRAGSPSFLDRRRITRSSRSPPRSFRSRPDVRRRGRHSSKSPRSSSDASASSHRRHSSRSRSRSRSAKRRQRRDSDRERSRSRGDKRSGGSKKAPARRDRSSSRSRSYSRRQDRRADR
- the LOC121591811 gene encoding serine/arginine repetitive matrix protein 2 isoform X1, which codes for MKKKLSPATKFRRRLAAMKKKRASKTTSTTAGGPFLNRKQPKEQFFEHDLRYNVEESPQQQQSTLQEDDGMDPPDSSTNPEMGTFSHRQPLSPIAALSRSSSESSVSARAVGSPLCGGSERRIKSAVQVNECSVPVKGKQRTKSGTMFGRKYQKAKGGGRQMTVPPPFGMLNWNNRKMLLKLQQQLRLQGLCLSSLSAAGGQQQQQRSTELAGMLNGATSAGGSIDADGGTPAGCFCHCACAATLPVGAGENHEPPPTHGGHATFHPERRDVCSRPTTGGSVRIARPRQPKANQEDSVQSAAGHVRSSHRHNRHLGDVLSRSLYQRQGHHHRHPQDSGSTSRSSSCDSSEVVSCQVRKLYHYHHHHHNQDEAELNVRTQSGCPNRHQYLEPQHAQLVREHCGSFQPHLHPHHLPHSRHHHPSAPHQKLCIRTTTAAASRSSAAAAAAAASIPICMHAMHSVVSVRETHHIAQAQQEKNAKLREAFGISQYFVEGTSFDQDRKAKEDLAKSEALQKELAEKEKAKEMERANRKRYALVRTPSPEKEAGGGGAGAGGSDRNGKQRRRGSSNDEREEGEHDDDDEEENGSHDGGDGKVNNSKSTAGGGLRRDKEEKKKKKKKARDVSSSPERKKDKKKKSKKNKKERTKKKHSKKSHRDDESDSSDSESDSDSKSDASSDSDRENNSSSKRKKKSSKKEKKKKSQKKKKAKSRSPSRNKSPVASGKKVAVEEPKQDKRNEASAGAKHDTDRNRRSHDRSAGGRRDRSSSRNRSDVQRTRESSRERGINARRGGGYRPDRYEEPRFGNNNRGGGDYFNRHRDRDRDRDSNRTAEERPRRSRSRNRRRERSPTNQERNDRSRSRSRSRSGSQRRRADRGARGHSQERSKHSSRRERTPPKQQAEHERARNRDGDREKDRRERNKDRDCDEHDHQVDRQRDRDRVRRNDDRDRGREGKRDRERDSNRDPAKHRRSPSPQKKDKRSPETARRQPREEESTAKKRDKSPRRSTDRQKSKSSTVVESKARKRSPTPPPKAASRDKSIPSGSDKVERPASSRQPAPAKVAEEKEQASSSDSEAESELDYSPARRNPERYSDILQRSSKPRTETNGKEDDRKSTKTTKPVSSRSGSPREPRRSSSPRGEKADSKTAKKDSAPKARRASVSPSPPPPARRDRSASRGKSRRSPSPKKRDSSRHDGSPVAKKREKSVAAPSEKSEKRSTTSPSSSRRVKSRSRSPPEVKRRRQEQASPAARSTTKPTSEREPTETAKRSETRTPEKSESRKSRSKKASSSSGGAAATSSSSTNAAPVQQPVVKLHSPESEHSQSDGEERQQERSSTQRDRDDLDAFLPIYDETREQEKDLSLLKALKHDLAAKAKQSLEKKKSVSEVGNSSSSSISSAIAMKVGVLPSTKPGEPASAEARERELQQSSSSHTTESASKAAPAVKCSPDEKLPGGAKTNTTKSTDPAASQEDTSSTSTALKKDIHEILTTVGAWAVADGSEAAASLAKTTILHAVDGILKEKISGTSKEAKPAAVAGSGSNKTRPSTKSSRSRSRSRSRSHKSRSYSSSSSDSGSSRSRSRSSSSHSHSSSDRGSSRSRSRSSSHSSQSSPRSRTASRSPSIPRRAGSPSFLDRRRITRSSRSPPRSFRSRPDVRRRGRHSSKSPRSSSDASASSHRRHSSRSRSRSRSAKRRQRRDSDRERSRSRGDKRSGGSKKAPARRDRSSSRSRSYSRRQDRRADR